From a region of the Phaseolus vulgaris cultivar G19833 chromosome 6, P. vulgaris v2.0, whole genome shotgun sequence genome:
- the LOC137833023 gene encoding uncharacterized protein produces MKTKLREEIMEEMRKETDLMWLQMKKENDRMRQEFLSQQVCAEPIEPLVSPTPKSTKGSCAAPPTSGDDINGQTEDCELLVVGGKLPRVVALGKVYKNATTLHNVPLSPDVAKVTVEKVRFPDARVPLPSDEVTTVADAFQTFVAWPRELIRSMPEPHEPFQPPTPKKKREVPVDDPMASLRLIASQIGNDPFPVPWDNTFFQINTELPLMIYNTDLSEFISGNQELNISIIQFFMMFLHRVCITEGKENMYGFVDPAYTNPVGPNSTETQAYITNILEKEGKQIYLCPYINEHHWQLLVLSMVDKTAVWFCSLHKKMPTKFKDIIDT; encoded by the exons atgaagactaagttacgtgaagaaataatggaggagatgagaaaggagactgatttgatgtggctgcagatgaaaaaggagaatgatcgaatgcgacaagagtttctatcgcaacaagtttgtgctgagccgattgaaccccttgttagtcccactcccaagagcacaaaggggagttgtgcggctcctccaacatcaggggatgatatcaatgggcagacagaggattgtgagctactggtagtgggcggcaaacttcctcgggtggtggcacttggaaaagtctataaaaacgccaccaccttacataacgttcctctctcccctgatgtggcgaaggtaactgttgaaaaagtacgatttcctgatgctcgtgttccactaccttcagatgaggtaaccactgtggccgatgcatttcagacattcgttgcctggcccagagagctcattcgatctatgcccgaacctcat gaaccttttcagccaccaactccgaaaaagaagcgtgaggttccagttgacgatcctatggcttccctacgtctcattgctagtcagattggcaatgatccttttccagttccgtgggataatacattttttcaaatcaacactgaactgccactgatgatttacaacacagatttatcagaatttatatctgggaaccaggagctcaatataagtataattcaattttttatgat gtttttgcatagagtctgtatcactgaggggaaggaaaatatgtatggattcgtagatcctgcatatactaatcccgttggaccaaactcaactgagactcaagcatacatcactaacatcctggaaaaagagggaaaacaaatttatttatgcccttacattaatga gcatcattggcagttacttgtcttatcaatggttgataagactgctgtgtggttctgttccctacacaagaagatgcccacaaaatttaaggatatcattgatacgtaa
- the LOC137833304 gene encoding uncharacterized protein: MIKAQRLSFIISNQKLIRCDILHGVQEAVHRGETHSSIIGKRIILPSLFTGGMRYMFNNYHDVMSICKKFGYPDLFITIMCNVNWPEIHDLVSSRDCAASDRLDLVCRVFRMKLDQLMTDFKNTEFFGKVNSDEENSKKPFGDKVVFLRENMRLANQESVQSATERKEFAKWILNIGDGNMKLNENGEGIIEIPKHLLIEHSESPLLSLVEFVNPKFLDNMSNANYFSSCRLTRTPS, encoded by the exons ATGATTAAGGCACAAAGGTTGTCATTCATTATATCTAACCAAAAACTTATTCGTTGTGATATTCTTCATGGTGTACAAGAAGCAGTGCACCGAGGAGAAACACATTCTTCTATCATAGGAAAGCGTATAATTCTACCCTCATTGTTTACAGGTGGTATGAGGTATATGTTCAATAACTACCATGATGTGATGTCCATATGTAAGAAATTTGGATATCCAGATTTGTTTATCACAATTATGTGCAACGTAAACTGGCCTGAAATACATGATTTAGTTTCCTCAAGAGATTGTGCAGCATCTGATAGACTCGACCTTGTGTGTAGAGTATTTAGAATGAAGTTGGATCAACTGATGACTGATTTCAAAAACACTGAATTCTTTGGCAAAGTAAATTCag ATGAAGAGAACAGTAAGAAGCCTTTTGGtgacaaagttgtttttctaaGAG AGAATATGAGATTAGCAAATCAAGAATCAGTTCAGAGTGCTACAGAGAGAAAGGAATTTGCTAAATGGATTCTAAATATTGGTGATGGAAATATGAAGTTAAATGAAAATGGGGAAGGCATAATTGAAATACCCAAACATCTCTTAATCGAACACAGTGAGTCACCTCTACTCAGCTTAGTCGAATTTGTGAATCCTAAATTTTTGGATAATATGAGCAATGCTAACTATTTTtcttcctgccggttgactcgaacacCTTCATGA